One genomic window of Mus musculus strain C57BL/6J chromosome 4, GRCm38.p6 C57BL/6J includes the following:
- the Clstn1 gene encoding calsyntenin-1 isoform 1 precursor (isoform 1 precursor is encoded by transcript variant 1): MLRRPAPALAPAVRLLLAGLLCGGGVWAARVNKHKPWLEPTYHGIVTENDNTVLLDPPLIALDKDSPLRFAESFEVTVTKEGEICGFKIHGQNVPFDAVVVDKSTGEGIIRSKEKLDCELQKDYTFTIQAYDCGKGPDGTGVKKSHKATVHIQVNDVNEYAPVFKEKSYKAAVVEGKQHSSILRVEAVDADCSPQFSQICSYEILTPDVPFTVDKDGYIKNTEKLNYGKEHQYKLTVTAYDCGKKRATEDVLVKISVKPTCSPGWQGWSSRIEYEPGTGALAVFPSIHLETCDEPVASVQATVELETSHIGKGCDRDTYSEKSLHRLCGAAAGTSELLPSPSSSFNWTVGLPTDNGHDSDQVFEFNGTQAVRIPDGVVTLDPKEPFTISVWMRHGPFGRKKETILCSSDKTDMNRHHYSLYVHGCRLVFLLRQDPSEEKKYRPAEFHWKLNQVCDEDWHHFVLNVEVPSVTLYVDGIPHEPFSVTEDYPLHPTKIETQLVVGACWQEYSGVESGNETEPATMASAGGDLHMTQFFRGNLAGLTVRSGKLADKKVIDCLYTCKEGLDLQVPEDANRGVQIQASSSQAVLTLEGDNVGELDKAMQHISYLNSRQFPTPGIRRLKITSTVKCFNEAACIEVPPVEGYVMVLQPEEPKISLSGVHHFARAASEFESAEGISLFPELRIISTITREVEPEADGSEDPTVQESLVSEEIVHDLDTCEVTVEGDELNAEQESLEVDVTRLQQKGIEASHSDLGVVFTGVETMASYEEVLHLLRYRNWHTRSLLDRKFKLICSELNGRYLSNEFKVEVNVIHTANPVEHANHMAAQPQFVHPEHRSFVDLSGHNLANPHPFAVVPSTATVVIVVCVSFLVFMIILGVFRIRAAHQRTMRDQDTGKENEMDWDDSALTITVNPMETYEDQHSSEEEEEEEEEEESEDGEEEEDITSAESESSEEEEGGPGDGQNATRQLEWDDSTLSY, translated from the exons AGAGTTTTGAGGTGACAGTCACCAAAGAAG GTGAGATTTGTGGCTTTAAAATTCACGGGCAGAATGTCCCCTTTGATGCCGTGGTAGTGGATAAGTCCACGGGTGAGGGAATAATCCGGTCAAAAGAGAAACTGGACTGTGAACTACAGAAAGACTACACATTCACCATCCAGGCCTACGACTGCGGGAAGGGCCCCGATGGCACCGGTGTGAAAAAGTCTCACAA AGCGACCGTGCACATCCAGGTGAACGACGTGAACGAGTACGCCCCCGTGTTCAAGGAGAAGTCGTACAAGGCGGCCGTGGTGGAGGGCAAGCAGCACAGCAGCATCCTCAGGGTGGAGGCTGTGGACGCAGACTGCTCCCCGCAGTTCAGCCAGATCTGCAGCTACGAGATTCTCACCCCAGACGTGCCGTTCACTGTGGACAAAGACG GTTATATTAAGAACACAGAGAAGCTAAACTATGGCAAAGAGCATCAGTATAAGCTCACAGTCACAGCCTACGACTGTGGGAAGAAAAGAGCCACCGAGGACGTCCTAGTGAAGATAAGCGTCAAGCCCACCTGCAGCCCCGGGTGGCAAG GCTGGAGCAGCAGAATTGAGTATGAGCCCGGCACGGGTGCTTTGGCTGTCTTCCCGAGCATCCACTTGGAGACCTGTGACGAGCCTGTCGCCTCTGTGCAGGCCACGGTGGAGCTGGAGACCAGCCACATAGGGAAAGGCTGCGACCGAGATACCTACTCTGAGAAGTCCCTTCACCGGCTCTGTG GGGCTGCTGCCGGCACCTCAGAGCTGCTCCCGTCCCCCAGTAGCTCCTTCAACTGGACTGTGGGCCTCCCCACCGACAACGGCCATGACAGTGACCAGGTCTTTGAGTTCAACGGCACGCAGGCCGTGAGGATTCCAGACGGCGTTGTGACCCTTGACCCTAAAGAACCCTTTACAATCTCCGTGTGGATGCGGCATGGGCCGTTTGGCCGGAAGAAGGAGACAATTCTCTGCAGTTCGGATAAGACAG ATATGAACCGACACCATTATTCGCTCTACGTCCACGGGTGCAGGCTAGTTTTCCTCCTCCGTCAGGACCCGTCTGAGGAGAAGAAATACAGGCCTGCGGAGTTCCACTGGAAGCTGAACCAA GTCTGTGATGAGGACTGGCACCACTTTGTCCTCAATGTGGAAGTTCCAAGTGTGACTCTCTACGTGGACGGCATCCCTCATGAGCCCTTCTCTGTGACAGAGGACTACCCGCTTCATCCAACCAAAATAGAGACTCAGCTTGTGGTCGGAGCTTGCTGGCAAG AGTATTCAGGAGTGGAGAGTGGCAATGAGACTGAGCCTGCGACGATGGCCTCTGCAG GTGGCGACCTGCACATGACACAGTTTTTCCGAGGTAACCTGGCTGGCCTCACAGTCCGTTCTGGGAAACTGGCGGATAAGAAGGTGATTGACTGTCTCTACACCTGCAAGGAGGGGCTGGACCTGCAGGTCCCTGAAGATGCCAACAGAGGCGTGCAG ATCCAAGCAAGCTCCAGCCAGGCGGTCTTGACCTTGGAGGGAGACAACGTTGGAGAGCTGGATAAGGCTATGCAGCACATTTCCTACCTTAACTCAAGGCAGTTCCCCACACCAGGCATCCGCAGGCTCAAAATCACCAGCACCGTCAA GTGTTTCAACGAGGCGGCTTGCATCGAGGTGCCCCCGGTGGAAGGCTACGTGATGGTTTTGCAGCCGGAGGAGCCTAAGATCAGCCTGAGTGGCGTCCACCACTTTGCCCGCGCAGCTTCTGAGTTTGAGAGCGCGGAGGGTATTTCCCTCTTCCCTGAGCTGAGAATCATCAGCACCATCACCAGAGAGGTGGAGCCCGAGGCAGATGGGTCCGAGGACCCCACAG tgcaAGAATCCCTGGTGTCAGAGGAAATTGTGCATGACCTGGACACCTGTGAGGTCACAGTGGAAGGGGATGAGCTGAACGCAGAGCAGGAGAGCCTGGAGGTAGACGTGACCCGCCTCCAGCAGAAGGGCATCGAAGCAAGCCACTCTGACCTGGGTGTGGTCTTCACAG GCGTGGAGACCATGGCAAGCTACGAGGAGGTTTTGCACCTCCTTCGCTATCGGAATTGGCACACCAGGTCCCTGCTGGATCGCAAGTTCAAGCTCATTTGCTCAGAACTAAATGGTCGCTACCTCAGCAATGAGTTCAAGGTGGAG GTGAATGTGATCCACACAGCCAACCCCGTGGAACATGCCAACCACATGGCTGCCCAGCCACAGTTCGTCCACCCTGAACATCGATCCTTTGTGGACCTGTCTGGTCACAACCTGGCCAATCCTCACCCGTTTGCAG TTGTCCCCAGCACGGCGACAGTGGTGATTGTGGTGTGTGTCAGCTTCCTGGTTTTCATGATCATCCTGGGGGTGTTTCGGATCCGGGCTGCACATCAGCGAACGATGCGGGACCAGGACACGGGGAAGGAGAATGAGATGGACTGGGATGACTCTGCCTTGACCATCACCGTCAACCCCATGGAG ACATATGAGGACCAGCACagcagtgaggaggaggaagaggaggaggaggaggaggagagcgaagatggggaggaagaggaagacatcaCCAGTGCCGAGTCTGAGagcagtgaggaggaggaaggaggcccCGGAGACGGCCAGAATGCCACCCGACAGCTGGAATGGGATGACTCCACACTCAGCTACTAA
- the Clstn1 gene encoding calsyntenin-1 isoform X2: MLRRPAPALAPAVRLLLAGLLCGGGVWAARVNKHKPWLEPTYHGIVTENDNTVLLDPPLIALDKDSPLRFAGEICGFKIHGQNVPFDAVVVDKSTGEGIIRSKEKLDCELQKDYTFTIQAYDCGKGPDGTGVKKSHKATVHIQVNDVNEYAPVFKEKSYKAAVVEGKQHSSILRVEAVDADCSPQFSQICSYEILTPDVPFTVDKDGYIKNTEKLNYGKEHQYKLTVTAYDCGKKRATEDVLVKISVKPTCSPGWQGWSSRIEYEPGTGALAVFPSIHLETCDEPVASVQATVELETSHIGKGCDRDTYSEKSLHRLCGAAAGTSELLPSPSSSFNWTVGLPTDNGHDSDQVFEFNGTQAVRIPDGVVTLDPKEPFTISVWMRHGPFGRKKETILCSSDKTDMNRHHYSLYVHGCRLVFLLRQDPSEEKKYRPAEFHWKLNQVCDEDWHHFVLNVEVPSVTLYVDGIPHEPFSVTEDYPLHPTKIETQLVVGACWQGGDLHMTQFFRGNLAGLTVRSGKLADKKVIDCLYTCKEGLDLQVPEDANRGVQIQASSSQAVLTLEGDNVGELDKAMQHISYLNSRQFPTPGIRRLKITSTVKCFNEAACIEVPPVEGYVMVLQPEEPKISLSGVHHFARAASEFESAEGISLFPELRIISTITREVEPEADGSEDPTVQESLVSEEIVHDLDTCEVTVEGDELNAEQESLEVDVTRLQQKGIEASHSDLGVVFTGVETMASYEEVLHLLRYRNWHTRSLLDRKFKLICSELNGRYLSNEFKVEVNVIHTANPVEHANHMAAQPQFVHPEHRSFVDLSGHNLANPHPFAVVPSTATVVIVVCVSFLVFMIILGVFRIRAAHQRTMRDQDTGKENEMDWDDSALTITVNPMETYEDQHSSEEEEEEEEEEESEDGEEEEDITSAESESSEEEEGGPGDGQNATRQLEWDDSTLSY, encoded by the exons GTGAGATTTGTGGCTTTAAAATTCACGGGCAGAATGTCCCCTTTGATGCCGTGGTAGTGGATAAGTCCACGGGTGAGGGAATAATCCGGTCAAAAGAGAAACTGGACTGTGAACTACAGAAAGACTACACATTCACCATCCAGGCCTACGACTGCGGGAAGGGCCCCGATGGCACCGGTGTGAAAAAGTCTCACAA AGCGACCGTGCACATCCAGGTGAACGACGTGAACGAGTACGCCCCCGTGTTCAAGGAGAAGTCGTACAAGGCGGCCGTGGTGGAGGGCAAGCAGCACAGCAGCATCCTCAGGGTGGAGGCTGTGGACGCAGACTGCTCCCCGCAGTTCAGCCAGATCTGCAGCTACGAGATTCTCACCCCAGACGTGCCGTTCACTGTGGACAAAGACG GTTATATTAAGAACACAGAGAAGCTAAACTATGGCAAAGAGCATCAGTATAAGCTCACAGTCACAGCCTACGACTGTGGGAAGAAAAGAGCCACCGAGGACGTCCTAGTGAAGATAAGCGTCAAGCCCACCTGCAGCCCCGGGTGGCAAG GCTGGAGCAGCAGAATTGAGTATGAGCCCGGCACGGGTGCTTTGGCTGTCTTCCCGAGCATCCACTTGGAGACCTGTGACGAGCCTGTCGCCTCTGTGCAGGCCACGGTGGAGCTGGAGACCAGCCACATAGGGAAAGGCTGCGACCGAGATACCTACTCTGAGAAGTCCCTTCACCGGCTCTGTG GGGCTGCTGCCGGCACCTCAGAGCTGCTCCCGTCCCCCAGTAGCTCCTTCAACTGGACTGTGGGCCTCCCCACCGACAACGGCCATGACAGTGACCAGGTCTTTGAGTTCAACGGCACGCAGGCCGTGAGGATTCCAGACGGCGTTGTGACCCTTGACCCTAAAGAACCCTTTACAATCTCCGTGTGGATGCGGCATGGGCCGTTTGGCCGGAAGAAGGAGACAATTCTCTGCAGTTCGGATAAGACAG ATATGAACCGACACCATTATTCGCTCTACGTCCACGGGTGCAGGCTAGTTTTCCTCCTCCGTCAGGACCCGTCTGAGGAGAAGAAATACAGGCCTGCGGAGTTCCACTGGAAGCTGAACCAA GTCTGTGATGAGGACTGGCACCACTTTGTCCTCAATGTGGAAGTTCCAAGTGTGACTCTCTACGTGGACGGCATCCCTCATGAGCCCTTCTCTGTGACAGAGGACTACCCGCTTCATCCAACCAAAATAGAGACTCAGCTTGTGGTCGGAGCTTGCTGGCAAG GTGGCGACCTGCACATGACACAGTTTTTCCGAGGTAACCTGGCTGGCCTCACAGTCCGTTCTGGGAAACTGGCGGATAAGAAGGTGATTGACTGTCTCTACACCTGCAAGGAGGGGCTGGACCTGCAGGTCCCTGAAGATGCCAACAGAGGCGTGCAG ATCCAAGCAAGCTCCAGCCAGGCGGTCTTGACCTTGGAGGGAGACAACGTTGGAGAGCTGGATAAGGCTATGCAGCACATTTCCTACCTTAACTCAAGGCAGTTCCCCACACCAGGCATCCGCAGGCTCAAAATCACCAGCACCGTCAA GTGTTTCAACGAGGCGGCTTGCATCGAGGTGCCCCCGGTGGAAGGCTACGTGATGGTTTTGCAGCCGGAGGAGCCTAAGATCAGCCTGAGTGGCGTCCACCACTTTGCCCGCGCAGCTTCTGAGTTTGAGAGCGCGGAGGGTATTTCCCTCTTCCCTGAGCTGAGAATCATCAGCACCATCACCAGAGAGGTGGAGCCCGAGGCAGATGGGTCCGAGGACCCCACAG tgcaAGAATCCCTGGTGTCAGAGGAAATTGTGCATGACCTGGACACCTGTGAGGTCACAGTGGAAGGGGATGAGCTGAACGCAGAGCAGGAGAGCCTGGAGGTAGACGTGACCCGCCTCCAGCAGAAGGGCATCGAAGCAAGCCACTCTGACCTGGGTGTGGTCTTCACAG GCGTGGAGACCATGGCAAGCTACGAGGAGGTTTTGCACCTCCTTCGCTATCGGAATTGGCACACCAGGTCCCTGCTGGATCGCAAGTTCAAGCTCATTTGCTCAGAACTAAATGGTCGCTACCTCAGCAATGAGTTCAAGGTGGAG GTGAATGTGATCCACACAGCCAACCCCGTGGAACATGCCAACCACATGGCTGCCCAGCCACAGTTCGTCCACCCTGAACATCGATCCTTTGTGGACCTGTCTGGTCACAACCTGGCCAATCCTCACCCGTTTGCAG TTGTCCCCAGCACGGCGACAGTGGTGATTGTGGTGTGTGTCAGCTTCCTGGTTTTCATGATCATCCTGGGGGTGTTTCGGATCCGGGCTGCACATCAGCGAACGATGCGGGACCAGGACACGGGGAAGGAGAATGAGATGGACTGGGATGACTCTGCCTTGACCATCACCGTCAACCCCATGGAG ACATATGAGGACCAGCACagcagtgaggaggaggaagaggaggaggaggaggaggagagcgaagatggggaggaagaggaagacatcaCCAGTGCCGAGTCTGAGagcagtgaggaggaggaaggaggcccCGGAGACGGCCAGAATGCCACCCGACAGCTGGAATGGGATGACTCCACACTCAGCTACTAA
- the Clstn1 gene encoding calsyntenin-1 isoform 2 precursor (isoform 2 precursor is encoded by transcript variant 2), with protein MLRRPAPALAPAVRLLLAGLLCGGGVWAARVNKHKPWLEPTYHGIVTENDNTVLLDPPLIALDKDSPLRFAGEICGFKIHGQNVPFDAVVVDKSTGEGIIRSKEKLDCELQKDYTFTIQAYDCGKGPDGTGVKKSHKATVHIQVNDVNEYAPVFKEKSYKAAVVEGKQHSSILRVEAVDADCSPQFSQICSYEILTPDVPFTVDKDGYIKNTEKLNYGKEHQYKLTVTAYDCGKKRATEDVLVKISVKPTCSPGWQGWSSRIEYEPGTGALAVFPSIHLETCDEPVASVQATVELETSHIGKGCDRDTYSEKSLHRLCGAAAGTSELLPSPSSSFNWTVGLPTDNGHDSDQVFEFNGTQAVRIPDGVVTLDPKEPFTISVWMRHGPFGRKKETILCSSDKTDMNRHHYSLYVHGCRLVFLLRQDPSEEKKYRPAEFHWKLNQVCDEDWHHFVLNVEVPSVTLYVDGIPHEPFSVTEDYPLHPTKIETQLVVGACWQEYSGVESGNETEPATMASAGGDLHMTQFFRGNLAGLTVRSGKLADKKVIDCLYTCKEGLDLQVPEDANRGVQIQASSSQAVLTLEGDNVGELDKAMQHISYLNSRQFPTPGIRRLKITSTVKCFNEAACIEVPPVEGYVMVLQPEEPKISLSGVHHFARAASEFESAEGISLFPELRIISTITREVEPEADGSEDPTVQESLVSEEIVHDLDTCEVTVEGDELNAEQESLEVDVTRLQQKGIEASHSDLGVVFTGVETMASYEEVLHLLRYRNWHTRSLLDRKFKLICSELNGRYLSNEFKVEVNVIHTANPVEHANHMAAQPQFVHPEHRSFVDLSGHNLANPHPFAVVPSTATVVIVVCVSFLVFMIILGVFRIRAAHQRTMRDQDTGKENEMDWDDSALTITVNPMETYEDQHSSEEEEEEEEEEESEDGEEEEDITSAESESSEEEEGGPGDGQNATRQLEWDDSTLSY; from the exons GTGAGATTTGTGGCTTTAAAATTCACGGGCAGAATGTCCCCTTTGATGCCGTGGTAGTGGATAAGTCCACGGGTGAGGGAATAATCCGGTCAAAAGAGAAACTGGACTGTGAACTACAGAAAGACTACACATTCACCATCCAGGCCTACGACTGCGGGAAGGGCCCCGATGGCACCGGTGTGAAAAAGTCTCACAA AGCGACCGTGCACATCCAGGTGAACGACGTGAACGAGTACGCCCCCGTGTTCAAGGAGAAGTCGTACAAGGCGGCCGTGGTGGAGGGCAAGCAGCACAGCAGCATCCTCAGGGTGGAGGCTGTGGACGCAGACTGCTCCCCGCAGTTCAGCCAGATCTGCAGCTACGAGATTCTCACCCCAGACGTGCCGTTCACTGTGGACAAAGACG GTTATATTAAGAACACAGAGAAGCTAAACTATGGCAAAGAGCATCAGTATAAGCTCACAGTCACAGCCTACGACTGTGGGAAGAAAAGAGCCACCGAGGACGTCCTAGTGAAGATAAGCGTCAAGCCCACCTGCAGCCCCGGGTGGCAAG GCTGGAGCAGCAGAATTGAGTATGAGCCCGGCACGGGTGCTTTGGCTGTCTTCCCGAGCATCCACTTGGAGACCTGTGACGAGCCTGTCGCCTCTGTGCAGGCCACGGTGGAGCTGGAGACCAGCCACATAGGGAAAGGCTGCGACCGAGATACCTACTCTGAGAAGTCCCTTCACCGGCTCTGTG GGGCTGCTGCCGGCACCTCAGAGCTGCTCCCGTCCCCCAGTAGCTCCTTCAACTGGACTGTGGGCCTCCCCACCGACAACGGCCATGACAGTGACCAGGTCTTTGAGTTCAACGGCACGCAGGCCGTGAGGATTCCAGACGGCGTTGTGACCCTTGACCCTAAAGAACCCTTTACAATCTCCGTGTGGATGCGGCATGGGCCGTTTGGCCGGAAGAAGGAGACAATTCTCTGCAGTTCGGATAAGACAG ATATGAACCGACACCATTATTCGCTCTACGTCCACGGGTGCAGGCTAGTTTTCCTCCTCCGTCAGGACCCGTCTGAGGAGAAGAAATACAGGCCTGCGGAGTTCCACTGGAAGCTGAACCAA GTCTGTGATGAGGACTGGCACCACTTTGTCCTCAATGTGGAAGTTCCAAGTGTGACTCTCTACGTGGACGGCATCCCTCATGAGCCCTTCTCTGTGACAGAGGACTACCCGCTTCATCCAACCAAAATAGAGACTCAGCTTGTGGTCGGAGCTTGCTGGCAAG AGTATTCAGGAGTGGAGAGTGGCAATGAGACTGAGCCTGCGACGATGGCCTCTGCAG GTGGCGACCTGCACATGACACAGTTTTTCCGAGGTAACCTGGCTGGCCTCACAGTCCGTTCTGGGAAACTGGCGGATAAGAAGGTGATTGACTGTCTCTACACCTGCAAGGAGGGGCTGGACCTGCAGGTCCCTGAAGATGCCAACAGAGGCGTGCAG ATCCAAGCAAGCTCCAGCCAGGCGGTCTTGACCTTGGAGGGAGACAACGTTGGAGAGCTGGATAAGGCTATGCAGCACATTTCCTACCTTAACTCAAGGCAGTTCCCCACACCAGGCATCCGCAGGCTCAAAATCACCAGCACCGTCAA GTGTTTCAACGAGGCGGCTTGCATCGAGGTGCCCCCGGTGGAAGGCTACGTGATGGTTTTGCAGCCGGAGGAGCCTAAGATCAGCCTGAGTGGCGTCCACCACTTTGCCCGCGCAGCTTCTGAGTTTGAGAGCGCGGAGGGTATTTCCCTCTTCCCTGAGCTGAGAATCATCAGCACCATCACCAGAGAGGTGGAGCCCGAGGCAGATGGGTCCGAGGACCCCACAG tgcaAGAATCCCTGGTGTCAGAGGAAATTGTGCATGACCTGGACACCTGTGAGGTCACAGTGGAAGGGGATGAGCTGAACGCAGAGCAGGAGAGCCTGGAGGTAGACGTGACCCGCCTCCAGCAGAAGGGCATCGAAGCAAGCCACTCTGACCTGGGTGTGGTCTTCACAG GCGTGGAGACCATGGCAAGCTACGAGGAGGTTTTGCACCTCCTTCGCTATCGGAATTGGCACACCAGGTCCCTGCTGGATCGCAAGTTCAAGCTCATTTGCTCAGAACTAAATGGTCGCTACCTCAGCAATGAGTTCAAGGTGGAG GTGAATGTGATCCACACAGCCAACCCCGTGGAACATGCCAACCACATGGCTGCCCAGCCACAGTTCGTCCACCCTGAACATCGATCCTTTGTGGACCTGTCTGGTCACAACCTGGCCAATCCTCACCCGTTTGCAG TTGTCCCCAGCACGGCGACAGTGGTGATTGTGGTGTGTGTCAGCTTCCTGGTTTTCATGATCATCCTGGGGGTGTTTCGGATCCGGGCTGCACATCAGCGAACGATGCGGGACCAGGACACGGGGAAGGAGAATGAGATGGACTGGGATGACTCTGCCTTGACCATCACCGTCAACCCCATGGAG ACATATGAGGACCAGCACagcagtgaggaggaggaagaggaggaggaggaggaggagagcgaagatggggaggaagaggaagacatcaCCAGTGCCGAGTCTGAGagcagtgaggaggaggaaggaggcccCGGAGACGGCCAGAATGCCACCCGACAGCTGGAATGGGATGACTCCACACTCAGCTACTAA
- the Clstn1 gene encoding calsyntenin-1 isoform X1: MLRRPAPALAPAVRLLLAGLLCGGGVWAARVNKHKPWLEPTYHGIVTENDNTVLLDPPLIALDKDSPLRFAESFEVTVTKEGEICGFKIHGQNVPFDAVVVDKSTGEGIIRSKEKLDCELQKDYTFTIQAYDCGKGPDGTGVKKSHKATVHIQVNDVNEYAPVFKEKSYKAAVVEGKQHSSILRVEAVDADCSPQFSQICSYEILTPDVPFTVDKDGYIKNTEKLNYGKEHQYKLTVTAYDCGKKRATEDVLVKISVKPTCSPGWQGWSSRIEYEPGTGALAVFPSIHLETCDEPVASVQATVELETSHIGKGCDRDTYSEKSLHRLCGAAAGTSELLPSPSSSFNWTVGLPTDNGHDSDQVFEFNGTQAVRIPDGVVTLDPKEPFTISVWMRHGPFGRKKETILCSSDKTDMNRHHYSLYVHGCRLVFLLRQDPSEEKKYRPAEFHWKLNQVCDEDWHHFVLNVEVPSVTLYVDGIPHEPFSVTEDYPLHPTKIETQLVVGACWQGGDLHMTQFFRGNLAGLTVRSGKLADKKVIDCLYTCKEGLDLQVPEDANRGVQIQASSSQAVLTLEGDNVGELDKAMQHISYLNSRQFPTPGIRRLKITSTVKCFNEAACIEVPPVEGYVMVLQPEEPKISLSGVHHFARAASEFESAEGISLFPELRIISTITREVEPEADGSEDPTVQESLVSEEIVHDLDTCEVTVEGDELNAEQESLEVDVTRLQQKGIEASHSDLGVVFTGVETMASYEEVLHLLRYRNWHTRSLLDRKFKLICSELNGRYLSNEFKVEVNVIHTANPVEHANHMAAQPQFVHPEHRSFVDLSGHNLANPHPFAVVPSTATVVIVVCVSFLVFMIILGVFRIRAAHQRTMRDQDTGKENEMDWDDSALTITVNPMETYEDQHSSEEEEEEEEEEESEDGEEEEDITSAESESSEEEEGGPGDGQNATRQLEWDDSTLSY, from the exons AGAGTTTTGAGGTGACAGTCACCAAAGAAG GTGAGATTTGTGGCTTTAAAATTCACGGGCAGAATGTCCCCTTTGATGCCGTGGTAGTGGATAAGTCCACGGGTGAGGGAATAATCCGGTCAAAAGAGAAACTGGACTGTGAACTACAGAAAGACTACACATTCACCATCCAGGCCTACGACTGCGGGAAGGGCCCCGATGGCACCGGTGTGAAAAAGTCTCACAA AGCGACCGTGCACATCCAGGTGAACGACGTGAACGAGTACGCCCCCGTGTTCAAGGAGAAGTCGTACAAGGCGGCCGTGGTGGAGGGCAAGCAGCACAGCAGCATCCTCAGGGTGGAGGCTGTGGACGCAGACTGCTCCCCGCAGTTCAGCCAGATCTGCAGCTACGAGATTCTCACCCCAGACGTGCCGTTCACTGTGGACAAAGACG GTTATATTAAGAACACAGAGAAGCTAAACTATGGCAAAGAGCATCAGTATAAGCTCACAGTCACAGCCTACGACTGTGGGAAGAAAAGAGCCACCGAGGACGTCCTAGTGAAGATAAGCGTCAAGCCCACCTGCAGCCCCGGGTGGCAAG GCTGGAGCAGCAGAATTGAGTATGAGCCCGGCACGGGTGCTTTGGCTGTCTTCCCGAGCATCCACTTGGAGACCTGTGACGAGCCTGTCGCCTCTGTGCAGGCCACGGTGGAGCTGGAGACCAGCCACATAGGGAAAGGCTGCGACCGAGATACCTACTCTGAGAAGTCCCTTCACCGGCTCTGTG GGGCTGCTGCCGGCACCTCAGAGCTGCTCCCGTCCCCCAGTAGCTCCTTCAACTGGACTGTGGGCCTCCCCACCGACAACGGCCATGACAGTGACCAGGTCTTTGAGTTCAACGGCACGCAGGCCGTGAGGATTCCAGACGGCGTTGTGACCCTTGACCCTAAAGAACCCTTTACAATCTCCGTGTGGATGCGGCATGGGCCGTTTGGCCGGAAGAAGGAGACAATTCTCTGCAGTTCGGATAAGACAG ATATGAACCGACACCATTATTCGCTCTACGTCCACGGGTGCAGGCTAGTTTTCCTCCTCCGTCAGGACCCGTCTGAGGAGAAGAAATACAGGCCTGCGGAGTTCCACTGGAAGCTGAACCAA GTCTGTGATGAGGACTGGCACCACTTTGTCCTCAATGTGGAAGTTCCAAGTGTGACTCTCTACGTGGACGGCATCCCTCATGAGCCCTTCTCTGTGACAGAGGACTACCCGCTTCATCCAACCAAAATAGAGACTCAGCTTGTGGTCGGAGCTTGCTGGCAAG GTGGCGACCTGCACATGACACAGTTTTTCCGAGGTAACCTGGCTGGCCTCACAGTCCGTTCTGGGAAACTGGCGGATAAGAAGGTGATTGACTGTCTCTACACCTGCAAGGAGGGGCTGGACCTGCAGGTCCCTGAAGATGCCAACAGAGGCGTGCAG ATCCAAGCAAGCTCCAGCCAGGCGGTCTTGACCTTGGAGGGAGACAACGTTGGAGAGCTGGATAAGGCTATGCAGCACATTTCCTACCTTAACTCAAGGCAGTTCCCCACACCAGGCATCCGCAGGCTCAAAATCACCAGCACCGTCAA GTGTTTCAACGAGGCGGCTTGCATCGAGGTGCCCCCGGTGGAAGGCTACGTGATGGTTTTGCAGCCGGAGGAGCCTAAGATCAGCCTGAGTGGCGTCCACCACTTTGCCCGCGCAGCTTCTGAGTTTGAGAGCGCGGAGGGTATTTCCCTCTTCCCTGAGCTGAGAATCATCAGCACCATCACCAGAGAGGTGGAGCCCGAGGCAGATGGGTCCGAGGACCCCACAG tgcaAGAATCCCTGGTGTCAGAGGAAATTGTGCATGACCTGGACACCTGTGAGGTCACAGTGGAAGGGGATGAGCTGAACGCAGAGCAGGAGAGCCTGGAGGTAGACGTGACCCGCCTCCAGCAGAAGGGCATCGAAGCAAGCCACTCTGACCTGGGTGTGGTCTTCACAG GCGTGGAGACCATGGCAAGCTACGAGGAGGTTTTGCACCTCCTTCGCTATCGGAATTGGCACACCAGGTCCCTGCTGGATCGCAAGTTCAAGCTCATTTGCTCAGAACTAAATGGTCGCTACCTCAGCAATGAGTTCAAGGTGGAG GTGAATGTGATCCACACAGCCAACCCCGTGGAACATGCCAACCACATGGCTGCCCAGCCACAGTTCGTCCACCCTGAACATCGATCCTTTGTGGACCTGTCTGGTCACAACCTGGCCAATCCTCACCCGTTTGCAG TTGTCCCCAGCACGGCGACAGTGGTGATTGTGGTGTGTGTCAGCTTCCTGGTTTTCATGATCATCCTGGGGGTGTTTCGGATCCGGGCTGCACATCAGCGAACGATGCGGGACCAGGACACGGGGAAGGAGAATGAGATGGACTGGGATGACTCTGCCTTGACCATCACCGTCAACCCCATGGAG ACATATGAGGACCAGCACagcagtgaggaggaggaagaggaggaggaggaggaggagagcgaagatggggaggaagaggaagacatcaCCAGTGCCGAGTCTGAGagcagtgaggaggaggaaggaggcccCGGAGACGGCCAGAATGCCACCCGACAGCTGGAATGGGATGACTCCACACTCAGCTACTAA